The proteins below come from a single Epinephelus moara isolate mb chromosome 19, YSFRI_EMoa_1.0, whole genome shotgun sequence genomic window:
- the LOC126406963 gene encoding transmembrane protein 41A-B-like isoform X2: protein MFDGARLRWFNLWSSKTWSAFVRRTDSNRNMWGEGVQSCSYRLKFPSDLDELRDLADTLRFYKREHYSFVLLLYCSAYLYKQSFAIPGSSFLNMLAGAIFGPWEGLLLACMLSAFGSMFCFLLSSTFGKQHVVQLFPEKVALLQSKAEENRSSLFFFLLFLRFFPMTPNWFLNITCPLLNIPLPIFFFSVFIGLIPYNFICVRTGSMLSEISSMDDIFSWGTLAQLLAIALVALLPGALIKHYSKTHLKMNGMESNGPSQADVKQERKRR from the exons ATGTTTGATGGTGCCAGGCTCAGATGGTTCAATCTTTGGTCCAGTAAAACCTGGAGTGCCTTTGTGAGGAGGACAGACAGCAACAGGAACATGTGGGGTGAAGGAGTTCAGTCCTGCAGCTACAG GCTGAAGTTCCCGTCGGACCTGGACGAGCTGCGGGACCTCGCAGACACGCTCAGGTTTTATAAAAGAGAACATTACAGCTTCGTCCTGCTGCTGTACTGCAGCGCCTACCTCTACAAACAGTCCTTCGCCATACCTGGCTCCTCCTTCCTG AACATGTTAGCTGGTGCGATCTTCGGGCCCTGGGAGGGTCTGCTGTTGGCCTGCATGCTCTCTGCGTTTGGCTCCATGTTCTGCTTCCTGCTCTCCTCGACGTTTGGAAAGCAGCACGTGGTTCAGCTCTTCCCGGAGAAGGTGGCGCTGCTGCAGAGCAAG GCTGAAGAAAATCGCAGCAGTttgttcttcttcctccttttccttcGCTTCTTCCCTATGACTCCAAACTGGTTCCTTAACATCACCTGTCCCCTCCTCAACATCCCTTTGcccattttcttcttctctgtgttcatAG GTTTGATCCCCTACAACTTCATCTGCGTCCGTACGGGCTCCATGCTCTCAGAGATCTCCTCCATGGATGATATCTTCTCCTGGGGGACGCTGGCTCAGCTCCTGGCCATCGCTCTCGTGGCTCTGCTCCCCGGAGCGCTGATCAAACACTACAGCAAAACCCACCTCAAGATGAACGGCATGGAAAGTAACGGACCCAGCCAGGCTGACGTCAAGCAGGAACGGAAGAGACGATGA
- the LOC126406963 gene encoding transmembrane protein 41A-B-like isoform X1, protein MRSLAGLAAIMGAATVYLYLLSSHLPRVPTHVQPGSEGEDEAVGDYRLKFPSDLDELRDLADTLRFYKREHYSFVLLLYCSAYLYKQSFAIPGSSFLNMLAGAIFGPWEGLLLACMLSAFGSMFCFLLSSTFGKQHVVQLFPEKVALLQSKAEENRSSLFFFLLFLRFFPMTPNWFLNITCPLLNIPLPIFFFSVFIGLIPYNFICVRTGSMLSEISSMDDIFSWGTLAQLLAIALVALLPGALIKHYSKTHLKMNGMESNGPSQADVKQERKRR, encoded by the exons ATGCGCTCCTTGGCCGGACTGGCTGCCATCATGGGGGCCGCCACCGTCTACCTCTACCTGCTGTCCTCACACCTTCCCCGGGTACCGACACACGTCCAGCCGGGCTCCGAGGGGGAGGACGAGGCGGTCGGCGACTACAG GCTGAAGTTCCCGTCGGACCTGGACGAGCTGCGGGACCTCGCAGACACGCTCAGGTTTTATAAAAGAGAACATTACAGCTTCGTCCTGCTGCTGTACTGCAGCGCCTACCTCTACAAACAGTCCTTCGCCATACCTGGCTCCTCCTTCCTG AACATGTTAGCTGGTGCGATCTTCGGGCCCTGGGAGGGTCTGCTGTTGGCCTGCATGCTCTCTGCGTTTGGCTCCATGTTCTGCTTCCTGCTCTCCTCGACGTTTGGAAAGCAGCACGTGGTTCAGCTCTTCCCGGAGAAGGTGGCGCTGCTGCAGAGCAAG GCTGAAGAAAATCGCAGCAGTttgttcttcttcctccttttccttcGCTTCTTCCCTATGACTCCAAACTGGTTCCTTAACATCACCTGTCCCCTCCTCAACATCCCTTTGcccattttcttcttctctgtgttcatAG GTTTGATCCCCTACAACTTCATCTGCGTCCGTACGGGCTCCATGCTCTCAGAGATCTCCTCCATGGATGATATCTTCTCCTGGGGGACGCTGGCTCAGCTCCTGGCCATCGCTCTCGTGGCTCTGCTCCCCGGAGCGCTGATCAAACACTACAGCAAAACCCACCTCAAGATGAACGGCATGGAAAGTAACGGACCCAGCCAGGCTGACGTCAAGCAGGAACGGAAGAGACGATGA